One Vicugna pacos chromosome 31, VicPac4, whole genome shotgun sequence genomic region harbors:
- the SLC25A37 gene encoding mitoferrin-1 isoform X2 codes for MELRCGGVGSQAGGRRMDGDSRDGGGGCKDAGSEDYENLPTSASLSTHMTAGAMAGILEHSVMYPVDSVKTRMQSLNPDPKAHYTSVYEALKKIIRTEGFWRPLRGLNVMMMGAGPAHAMYFACYENMKRTLNAVFHHQGNSHLANGIAGSMATLLHDAVMNPAEVHPLHHLRVPAGADQPLPGLQPPVPHHLRRAGRGPRRRRHHPAGRLQDPPQHSGEHGPQPGQHQRPAVGHGQRLPDGLPAQRPARLLQGRAGACHLPDALHGHLLVRLRVLQVLPHQAQAGEPNSILKERGRGK; via the exons ATGGAGCTACGCTGCGGCGGCGTAGGGAGCCAGGCTGGGGGGCGCAGGATGGATGGGGACAGCCGAgatggcggcggcggctgcaAGGACGCCGGGTCGGAGGACTACGAGAACCTGCCGACCAGCGCCTCCTTATCCACCCACATGACAGCCGGAGCGATGGCCGGGATCCTGGAGCACTCGGTCATGTACCCGGTAGACTCAGTGAAG ACACGAATGCAGAGTTTGAATCCAGATCCCAAAGCCCATTACACAAGTGTCTACGAAGCCCTCAAGAAAATCATACGGACTGAAGGCTTCTGGAGGCCCTTGCGAGGCCTCAACGTGATGATGATGGGTGCGGGGCCCGCCCACGCCATGTATTTTGCCTGCTACGAAAACATGAAAAGGACTTTAAATGCCGTTTTCCACCATCAAGGGAACAGCCACCTAGCCAACG GGATAGCTGGGAGTATGGCCACCCTGCTCCACGATGCGGTAATGAATCCAGCAGAAG TCCATCCACTTCATCACCTACGAGTTCCTGCAGGAGCAGATCAACCCTTACCGGGACTACAACCCCCAGTCCCACATCATCTCAGGCGGGCTGGCCGGggccctcgccgccgccgccaccaccccGCTGGACGTCTGCAAGACCCTCCTCAACACTCAGGAGAACATGGCCCTCAACCTGGCCAACATCAGCGGCCGGCTGTCGGGCATGGCCAACGCCTTCCGGACGGTCTACCAGCTCAACGGCCTGCCCGGCTACTTCAAGGGCGTGCAGGCGCGTGTCATCTACCAGATGCCCTCCACGGCCATCTCCTGGTCCGTCTACGAGTTCTTCAAGTACTTCCTCACCAAGCACAAGCTGGAGAACCGAACTCTATACTAAAGGAACGGGGCCGCGGCAAGTGA
- the SLC25A37 gene encoding mitoferrin-1 isoform X1 has product MELRCGGVGSQAGGRRMDGDSRDGGGGCKDAGSEDYENLPTSASLSTHMTAGAMAGILEHSVMYPVDSVKTRMQSLNPDPKAHYTSVYEALKKIIRTEGFWRPLRGLNVMMMGAGPAHAMYFACYENMKRTLNAVFHHQGNSHLANGIAGSMATLLHDAVMNPAEVVKQRLQMYNSPHRSALSCIRTVWGTEGVGAFYRSYTTQLTMNIPFQSIHFITYEFLQEQINPYRDYNPQSHIISGGLAGALAAAATTPLDVCKTLLNTQENMALNLANISGRLSGMANAFRTVYQLNGLPGYFKGVQARVIYQMPSTAISWSVYEFFKYFLTKHKLENRTLY; this is encoded by the exons ATGGAGCTACGCTGCGGCGGCGTAGGGAGCCAGGCTGGGGGGCGCAGGATGGATGGGGACAGCCGAgatggcggcggcggctgcaAGGACGCCGGGTCGGAGGACTACGAGAACCTGCCGACCAGCGCCTCCTTATCCACCCACATGACAGCCGGAGCGATGGCCGGGATCCTGGAGCACTCGGTCATGTACCCGGTAGACTCAGTGAAG ACACGAATGCAGAGTTTGAATCCAGATCCCAAAGCCCATTACACAAGTGTCTACGAAGCCCTCAAGAAAATCATACGGACTGAAGGCTTCTGGAGGCCCTTGCGAGGCCTCAACGTGATGATGATGGGTGCGGGGCCCGCCCACGCCATGTATTTTGCCTGCTACGAAAACATGAAAAGGACTTTAAATGCCGTTTTCCACCATCAAGGGAACAGCCACCTAGCCAACG GGATAGCTGGGAGTATGGCCACCCTGCTCCACGATGCGGTAATGAATCCAGCAGAAG TCGTGAAGCAGCGTTTGCAGATGTACAACTCGCCGCACCGGTCGGCCCTCAGCTGCATCCGGACAGTCTGGGGGACGGAGGGCGTGGGGGCCTTCTACCGGAGTTACACCACGCAGCTGACCATGAACATTCCCTTCCAGTCCATCCACTTCATCACCTACGAGTTCCTGCAGGAGCAGATCAACCCTTACCGGGACTACAACCCCCAGTCCCACATCATCTCAGGCGGGCTGGCCGGggccctcgccgccgccgccaccaccccGCTGGACGTCTGCAAGACCCTCCTCAACACTCAGGAGAACATGGCCCTCAACCTGGCCAACATCAGCGGCCGGCTGTCGGGCATGGCCAACGCCTTCCGGACGGTCTACCAGCTCAACGGCCTGCCCGGCTACTTCAAGGGCGTGCAGGCGCGTGTCATCTACCAGATGCCCTCCACGGCCATCTCCTGGTCCGTCTACGAGTTCTTCAAGTACTTCCTCACCAAGCACAAGCTGGAGAACCGAACTCTATACTAA
- the SLC25A37 gene encoding mitoferrin-1 isoform X3 has product MQSLNPDPKAHYTSVYEALKKIIRTEGFWRPLRGLNVMMMGAGPAHAMYFACYENMKRTLNAVFHHQGNSHLANGIAGSMATLLHDAVMNPAEVVKQRLQMYNSPHRSALSCIRTVWGTEGVGAFYRSYTTQLTMNIPFQSIHFITYEFLQEQINPYRDYNPQSHIISGGLAGALAAAATTPLDVCKTLLNTQENMALNLANISGRLSGMANAFRTVYQLNGLPGYFKGVQARVIYQMPSTAISWSVYEFFKYFLTKHKLENRTLY; this is encoded by the exons ATGCAGAGTTTGAATCCAGATCCCAAAGCCCATTACACAAGTGTCTACGAAGCCCTCAAGAAAATCATACGGACTGAAGGCTTCTGGAGGCCCTTGCGAGGCCTCAACGTGATGATGATGGGTGCGGGGCCCGCCCACGCCATGTATTTTGCCTGCTACGAAAACATGAAAAGGACTTTAAATGCCGTTTTCCACCATCAAGGGAACAGCCACCTAGCCAACG GGATAGCTGGGAGTATGGCCACCCTGCTCCACGATGCGGTAATGAATCCAGCAGAAG TCGTGAAGCAGCGTTTGCAGATGTACAACTCGCCGCACCGGTCGGCCCTCAGCTGCATCCGGACAGTCTGGGGGACGGAGGGCGTGGGGGCCTTCTACCGGAGTTACACCACGCAGCTGACCATGAACATTCCCTTCCAGTCCATCCACTTCATCACCTACGAGTTCCTGCAGGAGCAGATCAACCCTTACCGGGACTACAACCCCCAGTCCCACATCATCTCAGGCGGGCTGGCCGGggccctcgccgccgccgccaccaccccGCTGGACGTCTGCAAGACCCTCCTCAACACTCAGGAGAACATGGCCCTCAACCTGGCCAACATCAGCGGCCGGCTGTCGGGCATGGCCAACGCCTTCCGGACGGTCTACCAGCTCAACGGCCTGCCCGGCTACTTCAAGGGCGTGCAGGCGCGTGTCATCTACCAGATGCCCTCCACGGCCATCTCCTGGTCCGTCTACGAGTTCTTCAAGTACTTCCTCACCAAGCACAAGCTGGAGAACCGAACTCTATACTAA
- the SLC25A37 gene encoding mitoferrin-1 isoform X4, whose translation MATLLHDAVMNPAEVVKQRLQMYNSPHRSALSCIRTVWGTEGVGAFYRSYTTQLTMNIPFQSIHFITYEFLQEQINPYRDYNPQSHIISGGLAGALAAAATTPLDVCKTLLNTQENMALNLANISGRLSGMANAFRTVYQLNGLPGYFKGVQARVIYQMPSTAISWSVYEFFKYFLTKHKLENRTLY comes from the exons ATGGCCACCCTGCTCCACGATGCGGTAATGAATCCAGCAGAAG TCGTGAAGCAGCGTTTGCAGATGTACAACTCGCCGCACCGGTCGGCCCTCAGCTGCATCCGGACAGTCTGGGGGACGGAGGGCGTGGGGGCCTTCTACCGGAGTTACACCACGCAGCTGACCATGAACATTCCCTTCCAGTCCATCCACTTCATCACCTACGAGTTCCTGCAGGAGCAGATCAACCCTTACCGGGACTACAACCCCCAGTCCCACATCATCTCAGGCGGGCTGGCCGGggccctcgccgccgccgccaccaccccGCTGGACGTCTGCAAGACCCTCCTCAACACTCAGGAGAACATGGCCCTCAACCTGGCCAACATCAGCGGCCGGCTGTCGGGCATGGCCAACGCCTTCCGGACGGTCTACCAGCTCAACGGCCTGCCCGGCTACTTCAAGGGCGTGCAGGCGCGTGTCATCTACCAGATGCCCTCCACGGCCATCTCCTGGTCCGTCTACGAGTTCTTCAAGTACTTCCTCACCAAGCACAAGCTGGAGAACCGAACTCTATACTAA